GGTGTCAAACCAAACCAAATCACGTTTCTTGCTGTACTTTCTGCATGCAGCCATGGAGGACTGGTGGATAAAGGGTGGGAATACTTTTCTTCAATGATGAGAGACTATGGTGTTCAGCCAAGAGGAAAGCATTATGCAGTCATGGTTGATCTTTTAGGCCGTGCTGGTAGACTAGAGGAGGCTTACGCATTCGTCCAAATATCACATTATAAAGAGCACCCAGCAGTATGGGGGGCTTTACTTGGCGCGTGTAGAATTCATGGAAATATAGATATGGTGAAACTTGCTGCGAAGAACTTCTTTGAATTAGAACCTGAAAATGCTGGAAAGTATGTAGTCCTGTCTAATGCTTATGCGACGTTTGGTTTATGGAAGAATGTCGCAGAGATTAGGAGGGTAATGAAAGGGTCAGGAATAAAAAAGGAGCCTGGTTATAGCATGATAGAGGTACGAAAGGAGGTCCATTTCTTCTTTATGGGACATAATACTCATAGTGAAACAGAACAGATTCATGGGCTGATTAGAGAATTAGCCTTTATAATGAAAGATGCTGGCGATGCCCCGGACTTCAATATTGAATTGGAGTAAAATTATAGTTCCTATGGTGATCAGATTTTATTGGTGTTTATTATCTTAGAAAGTCCAGAATTGGAATTCAGCTACATTTTTTCAGTAGCATAAATGCTCATCACTCATCAGTGGTGAGATATGGGAAATGTTAGATAGACGTGCCATATTTTCAGTTAGCAACTAATCAATTCCGACAGTTGGACTACTATGTTGAGAATAAATGCAAACTTTCTGCATAAAGACAACATGATGGACTGTATCTAAAGGTAGGGGTGTAAAGAATATCGTACATGCCTGCACTTCTCAGTTTGGGGATGAGCATCGCCAATATAGATTTATTTGATAGTCACTTGGAGCCATACCCTTCGTATGATGATGTTAACTTAATGCATGTTTCGTCATTCTTGGTGGTTCAATATTCCTCTTTTATGCATCTTTTGAATGTGATTTCATCTATAGCTGTGTGAAGCTATCTTTTCCTTGTATTGCTGTTGTGTCAAATCTTAGTTGGGCTTATGATTTTGCAGAAGTGTAGCCATAATAAAATCGAACAAAGACAATAGGTACGGGTTAGATTCTATTGTGACACATGATGGAGAAAAGTTGCCATGCTTGCCTGTAGCAGATCTCTCCTCAGTTCGAGAAAAGCTGGGTGCTGAGTTATATGATAAGGTCTAGTTTCTATCACATTTGACTTGGAAATACTCGGCACTGCCTACATGTTAGTTAAAGAAGCTAATATGCGGCATTCTTGTCAAGATTTCAAAAATGTAGTGCCATAGTATATTTGCTAATATTTGCTCTTTGCCTAACAAACAGCTAGAGGTGATTGGTATCGATGAAGCTCAGTTTTTTGAAGACTTGTACGATTTCTGCTGCAAAGCTGCCGATCATGATGGAAAGACTGTAATAATAGCCGGTTTGGATGGTGATTACTTGAGGTAGCAAGTTTGTTATCTTAGAAGACTAAGACTAGTAAAAAAGGCTAGCCTCTCTTACACATTGTGTGTTGTTGTTTGTAGAAGGCGCTTCGGTTCAGTACTTGATGTGATTCCCATTGCCGATTCTGTTACCAAACTGAGTGCCCGGTGCGAGGTTTGTGGTAAACGGGCGTTGTTTACATTGAGGAAGACAGATGAGACGGAAACAGAAGTTATTGCTGGGGCAGAAGTGTATATGCCTGTGTGCCGCAACCACTATGTAAGCGGACAAGTGGTTAAAGAGGCTACCAAAGCTGTGCTCGAGTCTCGCAATCTCAAGATTAGCTCCCTTTTATAGGGATATCTGCCTCTGCCTCTGCCTGTATTATTATGGGATCTTGTAGCTCTGTATAACTTTTTTCGGTTGTGTTATATTCTA
The genomic region above belongs to Salvia miltiorrhiza cultivar Shanhuang (shh) chromosome 5, IMPLAD_Smil_shh, whole genome shotgun sequence and contains:
- the LOC130985898 gene encoding thymidine kinase a-like; its protein translation is MFKVSKMKSLLALSPSFSNSAAAAASLNLYFFSRPSTLLRTKTKINPLKNPTFFPAIFSVNSHANYTKPYSSSQSQGLCTDGRASGEIHVIVGPMFAGKTTTLLKRMKSESSNGRSVAIIKSNKDNRYGLDSIVTHDGEKLPCLPVADLSSVREKLGAELYDKLEVIGIDEAQFFEDLYDFCCKAADHDGKTVIIAGLDGDYLRRRFGSVLDVIPIADSVTKLSARCEVCGKRALFTLRKTDETETEVIAGAEVYMPVCRNHYVSGQVVKEATKAVLESRNLKISSLL